From the Streptomyces syringium genome, one window contains:
- a CDS encoding type III polyketide synthase encodes MLHVLTAPHPGEVSSVRSSQRVKETALATICRPAIAVPENVITMDETLDMARRVYSGSPHLPLALRLITNTGVRKRHIVQPLERTLQHPGFETRNKIYEREAKRRVPPVVQQALANAELTARDVDAIIYVSCTGFMMPSMTAWLINSMGFRSDTRQIPIAQLGCAAGAAAINRAHDFCVAHPQANVLIVACEFCSLCYQPSDGDVGSLLSDGLFGDAVAATVVRGEGGTGVRLQRNAAYLIPDTEDWISYDVKDTGFHFRLDKRVPGTMEPLAPVLREISGQHGWDVQGLDFYIIHAGGPRILDDLCKYLGVAPEEFRFSRSTLTEYGNIASAVVLDSLARMFDENEVTDGARGMIAGFGPGITAEVSLGQWTASAAEFEFEEAFSEVVPA; translated from the coding sequence ATGCTGCACGTGCTCACCGCACCTCACCCCGGTGAGGTGTCATCCGTGCGCTCGTCACAACGGGTTAAGGAGACTGCCTTGGCAACCATCTGCCGTCCGGCGATCGCGGTTCCGGAAAACGTCATCACCATGGACGAGACTCTCGACATGGCACGGCGCGTGTATTCCGGAAGCCCGCATCTGCCGCTCGCGCTACGTCTCATCACCAACACCGGCGTACGCAAACGCCACATCGTCCAGCCGCTCGAACGCACCCTTCAGCACCCCGGGTTCGAGACACGCAACAAAATCTACGAACGCGAGGCCAAACGCCGCGTCCCGCCAGTCGTCCAGCAGGCCCTCGCCAATGCCGAGCTGACCGCCCGCGACGTCGACGCGATCATCTATGTATCGTGCACGGGCTTCATGATGCCCTCGATGACGGCCTGGCTGATCAACTCCATGGGGTTCCGCTCCGACACCCGCCAGATCCCGATCGCCCAGCTCGGCTGCGCGGCCGGCGCCGCCGCCATCAACCGCGCGCACGACTTCTGCGTCGCCCATCCGCAGGCGAACGTCCTCATCGTGGCCTGCGAGTTCTGCTCCCTGTGCTACCAGCCGTCGGACGGCGACGTCGGCTCCCTGCTCTCCGACGGTCTGTTCGGCGACGCCGTGGCGGCGACCGTGGTCCGCGGCGAGGGCGGCACCGGCGTGCGGCTGCAGCGCAACGCCGCCTATCTCATCCCGGACACCGAGGACTGGATCTCCTACGACGTGAAGGACACGGGCTTCCACTTCCGGCTCGACAAGCGCGTGCCCGGCACGATGGAGCCGCTCGCCCCCGTCCTCCGCGAGATCTCCGGGCAGCACGGCTGGGACGTCCAGGGCCTCGACTTCTACATCATCCACGCGGGCGGCCCGCGCATCCTGGACGACCTCTGCAAATACCTCGGCGTCGCTCCCGAGGAATTCAGGTTCAGCCGGAGCACCCTCACCGAATACGGGAACATCGCCAGTGCGGTGGTCCTGGACTCGCTGGCCCGCATGTTCGACGAGAACGAAGTGACGGACGGCGCGCGCGGCATGATCGCCGGCTTCGGCCCGGGCATCACGGCCGAGGTGTCGCTGGGCCAATGGACCGCGAGCGCAGCGGAATTCGAGTTCGAGGAAGCCTTCTCCGAGGTGGTACCGGCCTGA
- a CDS encoding SDR family NAD(P)-dependent oxidoreductase: MNTDAGRLLAGRTALVTGGSRGIGAATARALGRAGASVAVNYLRNEQAARDVVRDIEQENAKAVAVQGDVCDPDAAAELVWQATELLGDIDILVCNAIGGGPVFRGTALDSGFEIQSRVDGQLRATLNVCRLVGAAMRQRRGGSIVFVGSSESRSGAPEVADIAVAKAAQDALMRVLAAELGPDGVRVNTVAPGLVPTDGSAPTRRLPAVAAIEAVTPLRRIAQAEDVADAIVALSSDLCRHITGAHLPVDGGQIMH; the protein is encoded by the coding sequence GTGAACACAGATGCCGGCCGCCTCCTGGCGGGTCGCACCGCGCTGGTGACCGGCGGCAGCCGCGGCATCGGGGCCGCCACGGCCCGGGCCCTCGGCCGCGCCGGTGCCTCGGTGGCCGTCAACTACCTCCGCAACGAACAGGCCGCCCGGGACGTCGTCCGGGACATCGAGCAGGAGAACGCCAAGGCCGTCGCCGTGCAGGGCGACGTCTGCGACCCGGACGCCGCCGCGGAGCTCGTCTGGCAGGCCACCGAGCTGCTCGGCGACATCGACATCCTCGTGTGCAACGCCATCGGCGGCGGACCGGTCTTCCGGGGCACCGCCCTCGACTCCGGCTTCGAGATCCAGTCCCGGGTGGACGGCCAGCTGCGCGCCACCTTGAACGTGTGCCGGCTGGTCGGCGCCGCCATGCGGCAGCGCCGCGGCGGCAGCATCGTCTTCGTCGGCTCCAGCGAATCCCGCAGCGGCGCGCCCGAGGTGGCGGACATCGCCGTGGCCAAGGCCGCACAGGACGCGCTGATGCGGGTTCTCGCCGCCGAACTGGGCCCCGACGGCGTGCGGGTGAACACCGTCGCCCCCGGGCTGGTGCCCACCGACGGCAGCGCGCCGACCCGGCGTCTGCCCGCCGTCGCCGCCATCGAGGCCGTCACCCCGCTGCGCCGGATCGCCCAGGCCGAGGACGTGGCCGACGCCATCGTCGCCCTGTCCAGCGATCTGTGCCGGCACATCACCGGCGCCCATCTGCCCGTGGACGGGGGCCAGATCATGCACTGA
- a CDS encoding DUF4097 family beta strand repeat-containing protein: MVALGTGVVRREVFSCAQPVRLDVELGSGGIRARLADGPELVVEVRPEPGGYGYRAWPAEPDGSPRGDAWGWQPEYDWQPGRMPQVPPVPGVPPVPGVPPVPSPFGHGWGAGQGPHGPIPPGHGYAPGFGTVPPGHGYVPGHGLVPSAPGTTPTAEAVPAVGAPAFTAPGLDDIEISFSPEAGLRIALPHGHPLWTTALTVDITAPALSRPHLRTGSGFVSVTGTAATAHLHTGAGSLDLERAEGEAELDTGTGSVRAGRLAGPARLRTGSGSIDVGTVEGEVSAHTGTGMVSVGSLAAGSLEAVTTSGEIRVGVRDGVIPDVDAHSGAGGVRDDLAAGSAPRAGAPRVRLRARTGSGRVWITRAV; the protein is encoded by the coding sequence ATGGTGGCGTTAGGCACCGGTGTCGTGCGGCGAGAGGTCTTCTCCTGCGCGCAGCCGGTTCGGTTGGATGTCGAGCTGGGCTCGGGCGGGATCCGCGCCCGGCTGGCCGACGGGCCGGAGCTCGTCGTCGAGGTGCGGCCGGAGCCCGGTGGGTACGGGTACCGGGCATGGCCCGCCGAGCCCGATGGCTCGCCGCGCGGTGACGCCTGGGGCTGGCAGCCCGAATACGACTGGCAGCCGGGCCGGATGCCGCAGGTCCCGCCCGTGCCCGGAGTACCGCCCGTACCCGGAGTGCCGCCCGTGCCGTCGCCGTTCGGTCACGGGTGGGGCGCGGGTCAGGGCCCGCACGGTCCGATACCGCCCGGCCACGGCTATGCGCCCGGCTTCGGCACCGTGCCGCCCGGACACGGCTATGTCCCCGGGCACGGCCTCGTCCCCAGCGCCCCCGGGACGACACCCACCGCCGAAGCGGTGCCCGCCGTCGGAGCGCCCGCGTTCACCGCACCCGGTCTCGACGACATCGAGATCTCCTTCTCCCCCGAAGCCGGGCTGCGCATCGCGCTCCCCCACGGCCACCCGCTGTGGACCACCGCGCTCACCGTCGACATCACCGCCCCCGCGCTCTCCCGGCCGCACCTGCGCACCGGCAGCGGCTTCGTCTCCGTCACGGGCACCGCCGCCACCGCTCACCTGCACACCGGCGCCGGCTCCCTCGATCTGGAGCGGGCCGAGGGCGAGGCCGAGTTGGACACCGGCACCGGCAGCGTCCGCGCCGGACGGCTGGCGGGCCCCGCGCGCCTGCGTACCGGCAGCGGTTCGATCGATGTGGGCACCGTCGAGGGCGAGGTCTCCGCGCACACCGGCACGGGGATGGTCTCGGTCGGCTCCCTGGCCGCGGGAAGCCTCGAAGCCGTCACCACCTCCGGCGAGATCCGCGTCGGCGTACGCGACGGCGTGATCCCCGATGTGGACGCCCACTCCGGGGCCGGCGGGGTGCGCGACGACCTGGCGGCCGGCTCCGCGCCACGGGCGGGCGCGCCGCGCGTTCGGCTGCGGGCCCGCACCGGGTCCGGCCGGGTCTGGATCACCCGCGCCGTCTGA
- a CDS encoding winged helix-turn-helix transcriptional regulator, which translates to MTGTGDTGEAPWRGEGPRRGGTEAASGDVGLPDVSSARAVIGIISGKWDLTVLVELWSQGRGHAELGRATGVERKQLTRVLRRLEGARLVDRMVDTERSPVRVRYGLTRRGRELLRSVDELARWWVTAPVEGAPAPREA; encoded by the coding sequence ATGACCGGCACGGGGGACACGGGGGAGGCGCCGTGGCGCGGTGAGGGACCGCGGCGCGGCGGGACGGAAGCGGCCTCCGGGGATGTCGGCTTACCGGACGTGTCGTCCGCCCGGGCCGTCATCGGCATCATCTCGGGGAAGTGGGACCTGACGGTCCTGGTCGAACTCTGGTCGCAGGGCCGGGGGCACGCGGAGCTGGGACGCGCCACGGGCGTGGAGCGCAAGCAGCTCACGCGCGTCCTGCGCCGCCTGGAGGGCGCGCGGCTGGTCGACCGCATGGTCGACACCGAACGCTCACCGGTGCGGGTGCGCTACGGCCTCACCCGGCGCGGCCGCGAGCTGCTGCGCAGCGTCGACGAACTGGCGCGCTGGTGGGTGACGGCGCCGGTGGAGGGCGCTCCCGCTCCCCGAGAGGCGTGA
- a CDS encoding TetR/AcrR family transcriptional regulator, with the protein MATAHGSETAQQSGPRFRAEARRRIIDAAKQVFQEKGPEAPLEMVARRGGVGIATLYRRFATREDLLREVCLDVMREVTHEVAEATEQEPDAWGALTRVLHHCVTTHAAGMLPVAAGRFVKTDEVLRTRTEYVDALNGLLDRARAEGSLRAEVNHVDILLVLSLISRPLPGIEAELGQQLAHRYLRLLIQGLAAPESGRAAGPRLDQQALDALWNGGDISGAPEDGGRG; encoded by the coding sequence ATGGCCACGGCGCACGGCTCGGAGACGGCACAGCAGAGCGGCCCGCGGTTCCGCGCGGAGGCGCGGCGGCGGATCATCGACGCCGCGAAGCAGGTCTTCCAGGAAAAGGGCCCCGAGGCGCCGCTGGAGATGGTGGCCCGGCGCGGCGGCGTCGGCATCGCCACGCTCTACCGGCGCTTCGCCACCCGTGAGGACCTGCTGCGCGAGGTCTGCCTCGACGTCATGCGCGAGGTGACGCACGAGGTGGCCGAGGCCACGGAGCAGGAACCGGACGCCTGGGGAGCGCTGACCCGGGTCCTGCACCACTGCGTCACCACGCACGCGGCCGGCATGCTGCCCGTCGCCGCGGGCCGGTTCGTGAAGACCGACGAGGTACTGCGCACCAGGACCGAGTACGTGGACGCGCTGAACGGCCTGCTCGACCGCGCCCGCGCCGAGGGCTCGCTGCGGGCGGAGGTCAACCACGTCGACATCCTGCTCGTCCTCTCGCTGATCTCCCGGCCGTTGCCGGGCATCGAGGCCGAGCTGGGGCAGCAGCTCGCCCACCGGTATCTGCGGCTGCTCATCCAGGGGCTCGCGGCCCCGGAGTCGGGCCGGGCGGCGGGCCCCCGGCTCGACCAGCAGGCACTGGACGCCCTGTGGAACGGCGGCGACATCAGTGGCGCGCCGGAGGACGGCGGGCGCGGCTGA
- a CDS encoding SDR family NAD(P)-dependent oxidoreductase: MSNRLLEGRTALVTGASRGIGAACALALGHSGASVVVNYLRNEQAASDVVQLIEAEGSKAVAVQGDVCDPEGAIHVADQAAAMLGDIDILVCNAAGPGAVTHGSTIESAAQIEERVRTQLRATLQMCRLVVPGMRERGAGSIVFIGSTESRSSAPAIPEIAIAKAAQDALMRSLAAEVGPYGIRVNTIAPGLVPTDGSAEAMRPELVAAIESNTALRRLAQPGDVGDAVVAFASDLTRHITGAYVPVDGGQASH, translated from the coding sequence ATGAGCAACCGCCTCCTCGAAGGCCGCACAGCGCTCGTCACCGGCGCCAGCCGCGGGATCGGCGCCGCGTGCGCCCTCGCGCTCGGCCACAGCGGAGCGTCTGTCGTCGTCAACTACCTCCGCAACGAGCAGGCGGCGTCGGACGTGGTCCAGCTGATCGAGGCCGAGGGCTCGAAGGCCGTCGCCGTGCAGGGCGACGTCTGTGACCCCGAGGGCGCGATCCACGTGGCCGACCAGGCCGCCGCGATGCTCGGCGACATCGACATCCTCGTGTGCAACGCCGCCGGACCCGGCGCCGTGACCCACGGGTCGACCATCGAGTCCGCCGCCCAGATCGAGGAGCGCGTCCGGACACAGTTACGCGCCACCCTCCAGATGTGCCGCCTGGTCGTGCCCGGCATGCGCGAACGCGGCGCGGGCAGCATCGTGTTCATCGGTTCCACCGAGTCCCGCAGCAGCGCGCCCGCGATCCCCGAGATCGCCATCGCCAAGGCCGCGCAGGACGCGCTGATGCGCTCGCTCGCCGCCGAGGTCGGGCCCTACGGCATCCGCGTGAACACCATCGCCCCCGGCCTCGTCCCCACCGACGGCAGCGCCGAGGCGATGCGGCCCGAGCTCGTCGCGGCCATCGAGAGCAACACCGCCCTGCGCCGGCTCGCGCAGCCCGGGGACGTGGGCGACGCGGTCGTGGCGTTCGCCAGCGATCTGACCCGGCACATCACCGGCGCCTATGTGCCGGTGGACGGCGGCCAGGCCTCGCACTGA
- a CDS encoding DUF5937 family protein: MSVDIDITGLPTERIRFSPSPLAELGAMLHALSEPGHHPGLHPWATATASSLKPDLADRLTEADFLWRSSRSDILLPAVPRATLAEELDDLDRMDDETFTSAAFEITCTTGYERGLPSPLVDAGQRARVRELSAARGPRQAEFTDRMLENPRALRAWLRRLLEDCEQAFFGDNWQRVRVQLAADARHKADLLQRKGLAEALAAVSPAVSLSVGEDQTRIVVDKLASGRTTAYGQGVTFLPTAFGWPHLFVVHRSGWQPVIQYPVAGTELPQLTAPQLVQERLEALAHPVRMRLCRTLARGPHTTGELAAAYGLTPPEVSRHIAVLKKAGLLTTRRRGRYVLHQLDLTLVARLGSDFLETVLR, from the coding sequence ATGAGCGTGGACATCGACATCACCGGCCTGCCCACCGAGCGCATTCGGTTCAGCCCGTCTCCGCTGGCGGAGCTGGGCGCGATGCTCCACGCCCTGTCCGAGCCCGGCCACCACCCCGGGCTGCACCCCTGGGCCACCGCCACGGCCTCCTCCCTCAAGCCGGATCTCGCCGACCGGCTGACCGAAGCCGACTTCCTGTGGCGCTCCTCGCGTTCGGACATCCTGCTGCCGGCCGTTCCCCGGGCCACGCTCGCCGAGGAGCTGGACGACCTCGACCGGATGGACGACGAGACGTTCACGTCCGCGGCGTTCGAGATCACCTGCACGACCGGTTACGAGCGGGGCCTGCCCTCCCCGCTGGTCGACGCGGGACAGCGGGCGCGGGTCCGCGAGCTCTCCGCGGCCCGGGGGCCGCGCCAGGCGGAGTTCACCGACCGGATGCTGGAGAACCCACGCGCCCTGCGCGCCTGGCTGCGGCGCCTGCTGGAGGACTGCGAGCAGGCCTTCTTCGGCGACAACTGGCAGCGCGTCCGGGTCCAGCTCGCGGCCGACGCCCGCCACAAGGCGGACCTGCTGCAACGCAAGGGCCTGGCGGAAGCCCTGGCCGCGGTGTCCCCTGCGGTCTCGCTCTCCGTCGGCGAGGACCAGACGCGCATCGTCGTCGACAAGCTGGCGAGCGGCCGGACGACGGCCTACGGGCAGGGGGTGACGTTCCTGCCGACGGCCTTCGGCTGGCCGCACCTGTTCGTCGTGCACCGCTCCGGCTGGCAGCCGGTGATCCAGTACCCCGTGGCCGGCACGGAGCTGCCCCAGCTGACAGCCCCGCAGCTGGTCCAGGAACGCCTGGAGGCCCTCGCCCACCCGGTACGGATGCGCCTGTGCCGCACGCTGGCCCGCGGCCCGCACACCACGGGGGAGCTGGCCGCTGCGTATGGGCTGACACCGCCCGAGGTGTCTCGGCACATAGCGGTATTGAAGAAGGCGGGGCTGCTGACTACGCGGCGGCGGGGGCGGTATGTGTTGCATCAGTTGGACTTGACGCTGGTTGCCCGGCTGGGCAGCGACTTCTTGGAGACGGTTCTCCGCTGA
- a CDS encoding threonine aldolase family protein → MADESDHTDGARDDGVREMSRGRRLAALRGSERVLSDNPFARTIGERLAGLTAEAPGAYDLDGWLDVYGDGIVAHLEARTAELLGMEAAAFFPTGTMAQQVALRCWAGRTGNDAVALHPLSHLEKHERKAYMVLGGLRPVHPTDEPRTPTAEEIRELDEPFGTLALELPLREPGFVLPTWEELTEVVEAARERDAVVHFDGARLWECAPHFGVGLADIAALADSVYVSFYKSLDGIAGAALAGPASMIEEAKAWRHRYGGQVSQQWPTVLSALAGLDRELPRLPSYVAHAKIVAKALGEAFAAAGVPWFRINPGVPHTHQFQVWLPYPPEVLEEAGVRLAEETRTTLFNRWFPGEIPGLSVTEVTVASSALSWTADDVGAAAGALLDRVTAGG, encoded by the coding sequence ATGGCTGACGAGAGCGATCACACGGACGGCGCCCGCGACGACGGTGTGCGGGAGATGAGCCGCGGCCGCAGGCTGGCGGCGCTGCGCGGCTCCGAGCGGGTCCTGTCGGACAACCCCTTCGCCCGCACGATCGGCGAGCGGCTGGCCGGGCTGACCGCCGAGGCGCCGGGCGCGTACGACCTGGACGGCTGGCTGGACGTCTACGGCGACGGGATCGTCGCCCATCTGGAGGCGCGGACCGCGGAGCTGCTCGGCATGGAGGCCGCGGCGTTCTTCCCCACCGGGACGATGGCCCAGCAGGTGGCGCTGCGGTGCTGGGCGGGCCGCACGGGCAACGACGCCGTGGCGCTGCACCCGCTGTCGCACTTGGAGAAGCACGAGCGGAAGGCGTACATGGTGCTGGGCGGTCTGCGCCCGGTGCACCCCACGGACGAGCCGCGGACACCGACGGCCGAGGAGATCCGCGAGCTGGACGAGCCCTTCGGGACGCTCGCCCTGGAACTGCCGCTGCGCGAGCCGGGCTTCGTGCTCCCCACGTGGGAAGAGCTGACGGAGGTGGTCGAGGCCGCCCGCGAGCGGGACGCGGTGGTCCACTTCGACGGGGCCCGGCTGTGGGAGTGCGCTCCGCACTTCGGCGTCGGCCTGGCGGACATCGCCGCTCTCGCGGACTCGGTGTACGTGTCGTTCTACAAGTCGCTCGACGGCATCGCCGGGGCGGCCCTGGCGGGGCCCGCGTCGATGATCGAGGAGGCGAAGGCGTGGCGGCACCGGTACGGCGGCCAGGTCTCCCAGCAGTGGCCGACGGTCCTCTCCGCGCTGGCCGGGCTGGACCGCGAGCTGCCGCGGCTGCCGTCGTATGTGGCACACGCGAAAATCGTCGCGAAGGCGCTGGGCGAGGCGTTCGCCGCGGCGGGGGTGCCGTGGTTCCGCATCAATCCGGGGGTGCCGCACACCCATCAGTTCCAGGTGTGGCTGCCGTATCCGCCGGAGGTCCTGGAAGAGGCGGGGGTGCGGCTCGCGGAGGAGACCCGCACCACCCTTTTCAACCGCTGGTTCCCGGGTGAGATACCCGGCCTGTCCGTCACCGAGGTCACCGTCGCCTCATCCGCACTGAGCTGGACGGCCGACGACGTCGGCGCGGCTGCCGGCGCTCTCCTGGACCGCGTCACGGCGGGCGGCTGA
- a CDS encoding Rossmann-like and DUF2520 domain-containing protein: MNAHHSSEHQSPQDRPARLTVGVVGAGRVGPALAAALRLAGHRPVAVSGVSDASVRRAAALLPDVPLVPPAEVLARAELVLLTVPDDALPGLVSGLAETGAVRPGQLIVHTSGRHGVAVLDPARRAGALPLALHPAMTFTGTPVDVERLAGCSFGVTAPAELRLAAEALVIEMGGEPEWIEEAARPLYHAALAIGANHLVTLVAQSMELLGTAGVAAPARMLGPLLGAALDNALRSGDAALTGPVARGDAGTVAAHVAELRAHAPQAVAGYLAMARTTADRALAHGLLKPELAEDLLGVLADGGKQ; the protein is encoded by the coding sequence GTGAACGCACACCACTCCTCGGAGCACCAGAGCCCGCAGGACCGCCCCGCCCGGCTCACCGTCGGCGTCGTCGGCGCGGGCCGGGTCGGCCCCGCTCTCGCCGCCGCGCTCCGGCTCGCCGGGCACCGCCCGGTCGCCGTCTCCGGAGTCTCCGACGCCTCCGTGCGCCGGGCCGCCGCCCTGCTGCCCGACGTGCCGCTGGTGCCGCCCGCCGAAGTCCTCGCGCGCGCGGAGCTGGTGCTGCTCACCGTGCCGGACGACGCGCTCCCCGGCCTGGTCTCCGGCCTCGCCGAGACCGGGGCCGTCCGTCCCGGGCAGCTGATCGTGCACACCTCCGGCCGGCACGGCGTCGCCGTCCTCGACCCGGCCCGGCGGGCCGGCGCCCTGCCGCTCGCCCTGCACCCGGCCATGACCTTCACCGGCACCCCGGTCGACGTCGAGCGCCTCGCCGGCTGCTCCTTCGGCGTCACCGCGCCCGCGGAGCTGCGGCTGGCCGCCGAAGCGCTGGTCATCGAGATGGGCGGCGAGCCCGAATGGATCGAGGAGGCCGCCCGCCCGCTCTATCACGCGGCCCTCGCGATCGGCGCGAACCACCTCGTCACCCTCGTGGCCCAGTCCATGGAGCTGCTGGGCACCGCCGGGGTCGCGGCCCCCGCCCGGATGCTGGGCCCGCTGCTCGGCGCCGCCCTCGACAATGCCCTGCGCAGCGGCGACGCCGCGCTCACCGGCCCGGTGGCGCGCGGCGACGCGGGCACCGTCGCCGCCCACGTGGCGGAATTGCGCGCGCACGCGCCGCAGGCCGTCGCCGGATACCTGGCCATGGCCCGTACGACCGCGGACCGTGCCCTCGCGCACGGCCTGCTCAAGCCGGAGCTGGCGGAGGACCTGCTCGGCGTCCTCGCGGACGGAGGCAAGCAGTGA
- the panC gene encoding pantoate--beta-alanine ligase, whose product MTTRIPRTAEELHALPRDGRRAVVMTMGALHEGHATLIRSARELVGPAGQVVVTVFVNPLQFGAGEDLDRYPRTLAADVELAGRAGADAVFAPAVEEVYPGGEPQVRITAGPMGERLEGASRPGHFDGMLTVVAKLLHLTGPDVALFGQKDAQQLALIRRMARDLNFPVEIVGVPTVREDDNLALSSRNRYLSEADRATALELSRALLTGAEAVGAGPAAVRDAARAILDKAARSQPPLLLDYLALVDPSDFTEVPDDHTGEAVLAVAARVGTTRLIDNIPLYLGAQR is encoded by the coding sequence GTGACCACCCGAATCCCGCGCACCGCCGAGGAGCTGCACGCTCTCCCGCGCGACGGCCGCCGCGCCGTCGTCATGACGATGGGCGCCCTGCACGAAGGCCACGCCACCCTGATCCGTTCGGCCCGCGAGCTGGTGGGCCCGGCGGGGCAGGTCGTCGTCACGGTCTTCGTCAATCCGCTGCAGTTCGGCGCCGGAGAGGACCTCGACCGCTACCCGCGCACCCTGGCCGCCGATGTCGAGCTCGCCGGGCGGGCCGGCGCCGACGCCGTCTTCGCCCCTGCCGTCGAAGAGGTCTACCCCGGCGGCGAACCCCAGGTGCGGATCACCGCCGGACCCATGGGCGAGCGCCTCGAAGGCGCCTCGCGCCCCGGCCACTTCGACGGCATGCTCACCGTCGTCGCCAAGCTCCTGCACCTGACCGGGCCGGACGTCGCGCTCTTCGGGCAGAAGGACGCCCAGCAGCTCGCGCTGATCCGCCGCATGGCGCGCGACCTCAACTTCCCCGTCGAGATCGTCGGCGTGCCCACGGTCCGCGAGGACGACAACCTCGCGCTGTCCAGCCGCAATCGCTATCTGTCCGAGGCCGACCGCGCCACGGCGCTGGAGCTCTCCCGCGCCCTGCTCACGGGCGCCGAGGCCGTGGGAGCCGGCCCGGCGGCCGTCCGGGACGCCGCCAGGGCCATCCTCGACAAGGCCGCCCGCTCGCAGCCGCCGCTGCTCCTCGACTACCTCGCCCTCGTCGACCCCTCGGACTTCACCGAGGTCCCCGACGACCACACGGGCGAGGCCGTCCTCGCCGTCGCCGCCCGCGTCGGCACCACCCGCCTGATCGACAACATCCCTCTGTACCTCGGAGCGCAGCGATGA